DNA from Bacillota bacterium:
CTCTTAAAGCCCCGAGCGAGCTGTTCACGGTGCCCCCTCGCCTGCTGCCCGAGTCACCCACCCTTTCACACTATCGACGGGTGCTTATGGAGAGCAGTGTTCCGAGGGCCTTCCTCAACAGCCTGGTCGTCTCTTCCGTGAGCGTGCTGATAAGCCTGGCCATTGGCACGCCGGCCGCCTACGGCTTTGCCCGATTCCGGTTTCCCGGGGCCGGAGCGTTCGGCTTGGGGGTGCTGTTCACGCAGCTCTTACCCGGTGCTGTCGTCCTCGTCCCGTACTTCATCATTCTCACGCGCCTTGGCCTGGTCAACTCGCTCATGGGCGTCGCGCTCGCCTACGTCGTCCAGACGTCACCGCTGGCCATCTGGCTCCTCAGAGGATACGTAGCCAGCGTCCCGCCTGAACTCGAGGATGCGGCCCAGGTCGATGGCTGCACGCGCCTGGGTGCGGTCGTCCGGATCACGATGCCAGCCATTCTCCCAGGGCTTTTCGCCACGGCCACGTACGCGTTCATCACGGCCTTCGAGGAGTTCCTCTTTGCACTCGTTTTCACGTCCTCGGACCGGTCCCGGACACTGCCCGTCGCGCTCGCGCTGTTCAAGGGCG
Protein-coding regions in this window:
- a CDS encoding carbohydrate ABC transporter permease, coding for LKAPSELFTVPPRLLPESPTLSHYRRVLMESSVPRAFLNSLVVSSVSVLISLAIGTPAAYGFARFRFPGAGAFGLGVLFTQLLPGAVVLVPYFIILTRLGLVNSLMGVALAYVVQTSPLAIWLLRGYVASVPPELEDAAQVDGCTRLGAVVRITMPAILPGLFATATYAFITAFEEFLFALVFTSSDRSRTLPVALALFKGEFETDWGGMMAASVLMTIPVLALFGIAGRYLLRGMLAGAVKG